The DNA region GGCGGAATGCGGCGTATCCATGACTTTTATCCCTTTTTTGATGATACGTTTGTGGTTCTGTGTGGCGATGCCCTGATTGACCTCGACTTGACGGCAGCGGTAAAGTGGCACAAAGAAAAAGGTGCAATTGCTACCATCGTCACAAAATCTGTGCCCCTAGAGCAGGTTCCTAGCTACGGTGTCGTTGTTACGGACGAAACCGGTCGGGTTAAAGCTTTTCAGGAAAAGCCCTCCGTGGAGGAAGCGCTCAGTACCAATATCAACACTGGCATCTATATTTTTGAGCCAGAAGTTTTAGATTATATACCATCTGGTCAAGAATATGACATTGGTGGTGAGCTATTTCCGAAGTTAGTGGAAATGGGCGCTCCGTTTTATGCGGTGCCTATGGATTTTGAGTGGGTAGATATCGGCAAAGTTCCCGACTACTGGCACGCCATTCGCAGTGTCCTCCGGGGCGATATCAAGAACGTGCAGATTCCAGGCAAAGAAGTGTTTCCAGGCATCTACGCCGGATTGAATGTGGCCGTTAATTGGGACAAGGTTGATATCCAAGGCCCGGTTTATATTGGTGGCATGACTCATATCGAAGATGGGGCGAAGATTATTGGCCCCACGATGATTGGCCCCAATTGCTGGATTTGTAGCGGGGCAACCGTTGATAACAGCGTGATTTTTGAATACTCCCGTCTGGGAGCTGGAGTGCGCTTGGTTGATAAGCTGGTGTTTGGTCGTTATTGCGTGGACAAGACAGGTGCCACCATTGACGTTCAGGCAGCCGCCTTGGATTGGTTGATTACCGACACTCGTCGGACTCTGCCCTCCCAAGAACCCGCCGAACGGCAGGCGATCGCAGAACTCCTCGGAACGGATGGCTAGTTTCCCAGTCTGAGGCTTGAGTGATACCCACTCTGGCTCAACACTCACCCTTGAGTAGCCCCCATCCGGGCTGAACCCCATAAGCTGATTGAATTGGGCTTATAATCGGTCAACGTCCGGATGGTTGTGCTCTCTTGTCAACCTTACCTCACGGTTCTCTTGCCGCACCTGAATGTCACAGCCCCTGCATTTATCGCCAGCCCAGGAAATTTTAGACTTTTGGTTTGGGCAACCGGATGCGGCAGGTTATGGCAAATCCCGAAAAATCTGGTTTATCAAGAACCCAGAATTCGATGAAGAGGTGCGATCGCGCTTTTTCCCCACTTATCAACAAGCAGCGGCGGGTGAACTGGACTCCTGGAAGGCATCACCTCAAGCCTGTCTAGCACTGATTATTCTGCTCGATCAATTCCCTCGCAACCTGTTTCGCGGACAACCCCAAGCCTTCGCGACTGACTCCCAAGCGCTTGCTTACGCCAAACATGCGGTTGCCAACGACTTCGACAAAGAATTACTGCCCATACAGCGACAGTTCATCTACTTACCCTTTGAACACAGCGAGAACCTAACCCATCAGCATCAGTGTTTAGAATTGTTCTCAACGTTGAAAGATGAGCCGGAATGTGTAAGTAGTGTCGATTATGCCCACCGTCACTTCAAAGTCATTGAACGTTTTGGGCGTTTTCCCCATCGCAATGAGATTTTAGGTCGAGAAAGTACTCCAGAAGAAGCCGAATTTCTTAAGCAACCGGGTTCATCATTTTAACAAATACCATGTTAAAAACTTTTTTTTGTTCCATTCTCTTCCCCACAACAGCAACTTATCTAATCGCAGGCATTTTCCTGAATTCAGTATCAGCTCAACAGACGACGGTTGCTAATTTACCCAACGGAACACACCGTCTGTGTTTCACATATGCCGATGCTCAGTCATGCTTCAATTTTCGTAAAAGCGGAAATCGCGTGGTTGGAATCTTCACCACCCAAGGACAAGCAGACCCACCTGAAGGATTAGACTACTGGGAACGACAATGTGTTGAGGGTACTGTTAAAGGCAATACCATTACGGGTACAGCGATTAATGTAAAGACGGCAAAGCAATCTCCGAAAATTGGCTCGAAGAATCCAGATATCCAACTAGGCGGAATTTTTTTAGAGCAGCTTTTATATACATTTCGTTTGACTCAAGGACGAGTGGTTGTCGTTCGACCCGCTAAGACAGTGCGAGGAGCTTACGCTGTGGTGAGTCGTTATCAGAATGCTTCGCTCGACTTAAAATCGTATAACCGACCCAACGCCAACTCAGCCGCCCCGGCAAAAATGGTTCCGTCAAGCTGTGCAGTGTTACAGCAAAATCCATTTAATCAACGTTTCGACGCTTCTAAATAAACGCTTTCCCACTTGCACTAATCAGGGTCAGTTTTTAGTTACCTGTGACCCATAATCCATAGCTATGACTAATCGAGAAACTCTGCGGCAACTGCTTTTACAACTCGACAACAAGAGCTACAAAGCCTATAGAGATATTAAAGGACGCTACAGATTTCCCGACTTTACCCTGATTATCGATCGCGTCCAAGGTGATCCCTTCGCCAGTCCCAGCCAATTGCGAGTGCAACTCCCTCAGTCCTTTGCGGGTTTCCCTCCTCATCTCTACCAAACCCGCAGCCGAGAAATCGCCCTCCGAGATTACCTCACTCGTGAGTTTGACAAAGCCGCACAGGAACTCAGCAGTCGGCGGGGGACTGGGAAGAGTGGATTGATTGCTATTGTTCAGGTGGGACAATCCGTACTCGATCGCACTTCCGCCTTTGTTACCCATGAATTCCTCGAAGTTCGCTTTGTAGTTGGCTTACCCGCACGGGGACGTAGTATCTTGGG from Microcoleus sp. AS-A8 includes:
- a CDS encoding DUF924 domain-containing protein — encoded protein: MSQPLHLSPAQEILDFWFGQPDAAGYGKSRKIWFIKNPEFDEEVRSRFFPTYQQAAAGELDSWKASPQACLALIILLDQFPRNLFRGQPQAFATDSQALAYAKHAVANDFDKELLPIQRQFIYLPFEHSENLTHQHQCLELFSTLKDEPECVSSVDYAHRHFKVIERFGRFPHRNEILGRESTPEEAEFLKQPGSSF
- a CDS encoding NDP-sugar synthase, with protein sequence MKAMILAAGKGTRVRPITYTIPKPLIPILQKPVMEFLLELLRRHGCDQVVVNVSHLANEIESYFRDGQRFGVQIAYSFEGRIVDGQLVGEALGSAGGMRRIHDFYPFFDDTFVVLCGDALIDLDLTAAVKWHKEKGAIATIVTKSVPLEQVPSYGVVVTDETGRVKAFQEKPSVEEALSTNINTGIYIFEPEVLDYIPSGQEYDIGGELFPKLVEMGAPFYAVPMDFEWVDIGKVPDYWHAIRSVLRGDIKNVQIPGKEVFPGIYAGLNVAVNWDKVDIQGPVYIGGMTHIEDGAKIIGPTMIGPNCWICSGATVDNSVIFEYSRLGAGVRLVDKLVFGRYCVDKTGATIDVQAAALDWLITDTRRTLPSQEPAERQAIAELLGTDG